Genomic DNA from Dioscorea cayenensis subsp. rotundata cultivar TDr96_F1 chromosome 1, TDr96_F1_v2_PseudoChromosome.rev07_lg8_w22 25.fasta, whole genome shotgun sequence:
AAGAATAAGGGGGAGGAATACGACATccactacaaaaaaaaagtaattaaaatattttattatttaattaaatcagtCCCAAtccaattaaattattttatttgaaaaataaccaacaactttcttttaaataatttaaaaaatttcagtGAAGCCTGAAGGAAAAAacgtttattattatttagataaattttgcaagaataaaaaaatggaattaaaaaaattagcagaAAAAGAAAGTTGGCTGACCTTTTAAAGTGAGCCTGCGGCACATGTTACCGTTTTAAAGCAACGCGCACGCGCGGGATTGGGGAACTTCGTGGTAGTGGCATTCTCGTAATTACTTACAACATCAATCCCTCATTTCAAagctttttaactttttatgatttttatctttttttgttaTCGTAAAAGGACAAGACTCCAACATTttcaatcataaaaattaagaattatttttttttgcatatatatatgtatatatatattaaaaaaaaaaactaatctttcATCCACTTCACCTAAGTTACCTAACcccttaattatttttaaaaaatttagtttaaaaattaagGATTTTGGTAAATGAAAACTCATCTTtcacattaaaataataaaacatatttaaaattaaacaatggcATTATTTTTTCCGTAGTTTAATCACAAATAGGACAAGTGAATGATTAAGAAAATAGAGAatattagagagaaaaaaatatataaatgattaaaatattaatatttaaaaagggagaaaaataaAGGTCATATCATGTTCCCATTTCaccactttattttattttattttattttatttatttatttattaaatcaaaaattttctttttttccgtGCATTGGACGCAAAATGATTAATAATTTTCACGCCGCGGACCGAATATCTCGATTTTTGTGGCCCTTCAAATTattgtataataaaataataattattataaaacagTCCTTCATTTTCatgagaattatttttattaaatttaatattttattgtattttttacgATTAacccctttttattatttattattaaatagctcCTTTTTATTTTCGTCGTTGcttttgctcttcttcttcatcgttGCTACGTCTTTTTATGTGGGTTTGAGCCGGGGATTCAGTGACGTCTCCGGCGAAAAAAACCCGGTTCACGACGGTCTGAACCGGAACAGTGAATCGGTCCGACAAAATCAAACCGGGAAAAGAAGAGTGTTTTGGTTTTCATGGAGCTTGTTGTTGGCTTTCGTAGTTGTTTAATGGCGGAAGCTCGTGGGATTTTGAGAGAGAGTTCGTTTTAGGGTTTGGTTTTTGGGAGGATAAGGATGGAAGGGAAGGGGGGAGTGCCGGCAATGATTGTGGAGGCGGCGGCGGCAGCGGCAGCGGCGGAGAAAGGGGAGGAGAGTGGGAAGGTGGGAGGGGAGAAGGTGGTGGAAGCTGTGGCAGCGCCGGTACCGGCTACGGTGGCTCCAGTGGCTCCGGTGACGGCGACGACGGTGGGAAGGGTGAGTGTGGCGATGGTGggagtgaagaggaagagagGGAGGCCGAGGAAGTATGGGCCGGATGGGAGCGTGTTGATGCCGTTGAATCCGATGCCGATCTCGGCGTCGGCGCCGGCGGGCAGCTACCATGGTTCGGCGGCGGGGGGGATGAAGCGGGGTAGAGGGCGGCCGGTGGGGTTTGCTAGCTTGCCGCAGCATAAGATCGAGTTTGAGTCCGTAGGTAAAATTTCCCCAAATTTTCTACCATTTTTGGTTGTTTTCACTGATGAAATTACTTGTTTAGTATATGGATCTTTACTTTATTTGGGTAAAGATTGGAGCTTTACTGTGTTTTGAGCTTTGTTTTGCTGTAAATTTAATGGATTCTTTCgctttgttttggaattttgtTTTGGTCGCTGAGGGTTTGACTTGGTTTAGAAGATAAACTTTGGATTTGGTGAGTGGGGCCTTGGATGGTTGGCCGACCAACAATTGAACTTTTGTACTTGTTTCtcaagatgatgaaaaagaGGCAAGAGAAGCCTTGTGGCTTGTGGGGTTGAGATGGCAACTTGGGGATTTGAATCATCTTGGAATGTTCTCTTTTTTACCAACATTTGAAACTGTACTTGTTTCTCAAAGATTAGTTTCATAAGAAGTTGGAAAGTGTGGGAACATCCTGCTACCCTACACTCTGTAAGTTACCACTGAAGAAATGCAAACATCCATGGGCCATGTTAACAATGATACCATTTGGAGTTTGGATTGCTATCTTTCTCATGGAGGCGGTTTCATCAGTGTTTACTTTTTCATTTGCTCGCATATGTATTGGCTCAGATTTGTGAGGTTCATTAAGCTAATGTCTCATGAGTTACTGTCTTTGTTCTCTTTGTTTGTATTCAGTTCAGTCTTGATACTCACCAAGGGTGTCCCCTTGCAGGTGAACTGGTGGCATGTGCTGCTGGTGCTAACTTTACTCCACATATTATAACTGTGCCAACTGGCGAGGTATCACAAGTTTGAACTTGCCTATAGTTTCTATTTAATGCTCTGCATCTCATGTATAACTGTGCTATGTGAAGTCAGTTTCATAACTTCCATTTGAATTAGAGAAAGCTGAATTGGAAGGAGTTCCTTAGATATAATGTTGACTTTGCCCTTGATAACTTGATAACAGTTGTCTTTTTCAAATCATTGCTTTATGATTGTCTGGGAAGCATCATTGTTGCTGCACGGGTTGCATATGTTAGGCGTTTCTTGATTGATCTGGTGCATGTATAGATGAATTATTGTATGCCTGTTGTCCTTGTATGGTAGCTCTTTGTATGCATAGAATATGGCTTAGTGGCCATCCTACAGGATTTAATTCAGGACATAAGCTCATGCCTCATTAGTCATTGCTGTCTTGAAGTTTGACTGTGAGAATggatttgatgttttctttgtgTCATATATATCAAACAATAGGGATAGTTTAATCATCATCGGTTCTTTTTTCTCAGTTTCTTTTTTGCAACTACAGTTTCTGTTAGCTACTTTGAAATACTGATGCcatgtttcttttatttgaatgaTTAATAACATCAATCTTTTGAAATGAATTGTTTGTCTGGAACTATATATAGCTTTCTCTATTGCATCTTTTTGATTTTGTTCTTATTCTGCTTGTGAAGTTTGTCGTCTTGCTAAATTTTGTCGAGTTCTCATGACATTTTTGATTACTTATTTTTGGACCTGTATCCTTTTGTTGTATCTTTTTCTGGATGTGTGCCTTAAAAGTGTTTCCTGttcagataaaataaaattcatgttgATTAGTTTTGACATCGTGTTAGATATTACTAATAAGATCGTATATGAGAAGATTTGAGattaaatttatgatataaGTTTAATCGTTGGTGTTCTATGATTTGGTAACAATTTACTGTAACAACAAAGTTTCTGGTTTTCCTTCTCAAAGCAGTGTTTTGCACTTATTAACCTTTCCAGTTGTTCTTAGGATGTCACTATGAAGATCATATCATTTTCACAGCAAGGGCCACGAGCTATATGCATTTTAACAGCAACTGGTGTCATTTCCAATGTCACCCTTCGTCAACCCGATTCCTCTGGTGGTACATTGACATATGAGGTTCAAAATCCTTCCTTGTCTAAGCAATCATTTCCTGCCTTCAAATACATCAAAGAGCATTTACGTAGtggttattattttataagatGAGGACTCGAATTCCATGCTTGTTATAAAAGTATAATTAAGCTGAACTTCAATGCATAATTTTCAGAAATAATAGTGTAAGAGctgatgaaattgtttttacattaaaGACTCAAAAGGGAATTGAGTTATTTTCCATCATCGTCGCATTgctatttttatctttttactgCAGTCACCTCGAAACATATAACATCTTCAAATATTCAGGGCCGCTTTGAGCTCCTCTCTCTATCTGGTTCATTCATGCCAAATGAGAACGGAGGTACAAGAAGCCGATCAGGCGGGATGAGTGTCTCTTTGGCAAGTCCAGATGGCCGTGTTGTCGGGGGAGGTGTTGCTGGTCTTTTAGTCGCGGCAAGCCCTGTGCAGGTATAATATTTCTTCACATGATCCAATAGCATGTACTTCTCTTCACTTTTTCCTCGAAATTGTGATCAATATATGTTGTATTAGGTTGTGGTGGGCAGTTTTCTACCAAGCTACCAAATGGAACAGAAGACGAAGAGACCAAAATATGATTCTCTATCTGTATCAGTGTCAACTCCGGCAGCTGGAATCCCGGTCTCCAGTATAGAGACAGAGGAGGGTTACTGTAAGGACGAAACATACCTGAACTCAACCACCCCAAAATCAAACATTGTTGTTACCTCCTTCAAAGACTGGGCCTCGTCTGCGCACTCAGCTCCCGACACAAAGAACTCTTCCACTGATATCAACATATCTTTGCCCGGAGGCTGAAAGTTCGAAGCTCACCGCTGCAGAAACTCATCGGTTCGTGTGTGAGTTTCTCTAACTTGCCTTGCAGACTCTCATTTGCAGTTAGTTCACTGTTGTCTTATTTCTTTGTAGAAGTGCTTGATATCCAAACTTGAATGACTCTATTCCATTGTTGTTGTTTAGTATCAGTAACTAAGTTCTGTGTATCTGTTTTTAACACCTCAGTTTCAAGCAATAGTGTTGTATTCCATTAGAATTCTGATAATTCTGTACTTTGTAAAAGTTTGTTGGATTATTAATTCAtcttctataaatttttttttctcttgtttcatTTTGACCTATTTTAGTCTTTGTATGTGAAAAAGACAAGGCATGAGTTTGTCCCAAAGTTGGCTTCTTTGAAGAGAAATACCGAAATATTGAAATAGAAGAGAAAGTTGgtgtttttcttctattttggtATTTATAGAAGCTTCTTTTGGTTCCATTTGATATAATTCAAACTTGGACTTTATTTTCCTTTGGGTTTTgcttttttcattttatttatgaaaaaaatatatttttatatatagaaaataattagggcatttatttagataactctgtaaaaatccaattttttttttaaaaaagcttCCATTGTGAAGacttttttcattcatttaattACCTTAATAATTTTATTCTCTCAAGCGAAGGtgcataaatataataattatatactaaatatatatatatatatatatctttttaaatatgattttattttataaactattttatttcaaagagtattagtattaaatgtttaagaaaataatgaTAGGGAAAATTACCAAATTTTAACATGAGTGACATAATATAAATTAGTTAATGTGTGCCATATATACATGAACTAATTTCTTCAttcaaccaaaaccaaaacattCCCAACCGCAATGTTTGGAGGATAAATTTTTACGACCGTTAGATCATCATATAATGGTTGTTGTTTTATTGTAAAGCTAACCCTAGAGGTGAAGTTAACATCATTAACCCGGGGTATCTGAGTTCCGACAATTCAAAGCTTGCAACCCAAAGTTTATGTAAAACCATAGGCTTGATGGAGACGAGAAAAACTATTTTTGAGACTGAGATTGATGATGTGATTGTCATGCTTTACAGGCAAtgtttcttatataaatatcaatggTATTGGACAAAgttcattcattcttcttcaacttcccAAAGATTCTTCATTTCTCTCTATCTTAtgtattagtatatatatatatatataatatcatttcatttatttattttacacatATTGAactaaattcaaattaaaaattattaaattgtaaaaaaagaaaCGGCACGGAAGTAGAAGCTGAAATAGTGTCACTCCCACggattttgttgtttaattatcattttttatacaTATGGGCTATACGtaccaaaaaaatcatatatgtaTGAAGATATATTTGACCGACTAGCatatagaataataaaaggCTTATCATGTGCTCAAAATGTTATATAAACACCATCACCTATAATGATAAATCTTCTATCATGTAATATTAGAGAGTTGGAGAATATAATACATTCTTTGAAGACTCACAGTAGGATCCAGTATTTAATATACTGGTCCTAATGAATAGTGAGTCAATAAATAATACTTTACATCACGAGTATAGGATTTTATACTCTCGATTATCCACTCCATCTCAAAGTGAGAAATCATTGCATCATGAAGTAGTTCTTTTGTGGCTTAATTATTACGTAAAAAGTTTTAGAatgcataattaaataattaaataaaatttgtttttattaaaaaaatgatttaatttcaCTAGCTATAAAAGAGAGAGAGTATAACATCACCTCCACAATTTCAATATAAACCAGGGGCAATGAGGAAAGCACAAAATAAAACCAGTTCCTCTACTTTTTTTCccaaatataatattaagatatatacagtttatttattatatatatttatgaaataaaaataatttcatattttttgatatattatgttaaaaaaagctttttaaattaattgtgaaatttgagggaccaataaataatttaaatacaagGGGGTGGTTAGTAAAAAAAAGAGATGTTATAAGCGAAGCATTCACGAGCATCTCGTCATTCTTCACGCCCAAGTCCGCCGTCACCGACCCTTCTTTgcttctcttctccatcttcttctccgCCTCATCGCGTCCGTAGCTTCTCGATTCTCCCATGGCGACGATCGAGCTCGTCAAGGCCCGCCAGATCTTTGACAGCCGTGGCAACCCCACCGTCGAGGTGATCGATCGTTCTTTCCTTTTGATTTCCTTTTGTTCCGATCTATGATGATGGAATTCTGAATCAATTATGgatctattgtttttttattcgatTTAGGCCGATGTTCGTCTGACAAATGGAATCGTGGCCCGGGCTGCTGTCCCCAGCGGCGCCTCAACTGGTACTTTCTAAACTGAGGTTTTTGGTTTggggttgtgtgtgtgtgtgtgtgtgtgttttttttccattttgtttgAGTTTGGTGATGGGGATTGATTGCAGTGGTTCTTAAAGTCTTGATCTTTTGATGGTTTTGCAGGTGTGTATGAAGCTTTGGAGCTTAGAGATGGTGGATCTGATTACCTTGGAAAGGGTGTCCTCAAGGTTGCTTTCTTGTCTTTGATTCTAAATCCTTTAGTgtaaacttcaattaattgtttctatttttgtttttctaactgatttgttgattttcaagttgtggatttttttttcccgtCAAATTTTCGTaagaaaaattagcaaaataagTTAAAATTGGTTGATTGGATGTTCATTTTCTGAACTTAGATGATGTCTTAAGATTGGATTTAAGAAAGATGTTAATCAAGTTTTGAATCGATAAGGAATTGATGTGGTTGCAGAAGTAAtacacttgtttttttttttaaatgccaaGTCTGTTCACATTACTGGGATTAGCTTTTTTAATTCTGTCTGTATGTTTCGTTTCGGCTCATGTGAGCTATCTATTTGGTGTGTGCTTGTTGATCGCTTGCTGCTCTGTGATTTGAGAATACAATGCGTTCTCATGTATTTATAAGTTTATATGTGAGTATTCTTACTATTTGTctatttttaccattttttaaCAGGCTGTTGAGAATGTGAACTCTATCATTGGACCTGCCTTGGTTGGAAAGGTATATTTTACACATTCCTCTCTTTACTGGGGTTCCTTCTTTACTGTCAAGATAGGAGCTTAGAAGGGATACCTGTCTGTCCATGAATATTTGATGGTTACTTCTGGAGTGTTTCTCATATTGCAGGATCCTACAGAACAGACTCTGATTGATAACTTCATGGTGCAAGAGCTTGATGGAACTAAAAACGAGTGGGGTTGGTGCAAGCAAAAGGTTCTGTGTAGCTTAATAAAATTCTCTTGTCTAGAATATAGATGCATGTTCTGTGACATCCTTTCGCTGATTGTGTTCTGATTTTATTTGTGAAAACAGCTTGGTGCAAATGCCATACTGGCTGTATCATTGGCTGTATGCAAAGCAGGAGCTATGGTGAAGGGGATTCCACTCTACCAGGTTTGTAATCTTACTATTAGTTTCTTCTGTGCCATTTACTGATTTGGTTAAATTTTCTGACATTTTGTGAAGTAGTTTTAATGATGGTGTTCCCATCTTCTTTCATGCAGCATATTGCTAATCTTGCTGGGAACAAAACCCTTGTGTTGCCTGTACCTGCATTCAATGTGATTAATGGAGGATCACATGCTGGAAATAAGCTTGCTATGCAGGTAACTTGGTGTGACGTACACCATTCTGAATAATCGTTTATGTTAATTTGTGTTTAATACATGCTTACTGTAGTAAACAAACAAATGCAGGAGTTTATGATACTTCCAGTAGGGGCTTCTTCATTCAAGGAAGCCATGAAAATAGGTGCTGAAGTGTATCACCACTTGAAGGTAAAGATATTCagattataattttttcctttaacaatgcaatttattttcttctctcttcttttgtaGTCTGTGATCAAGAAGAAGTATGGGCAAGATGCTACTAATGTTGGTGATGAAGGTGGCTTTGCTCCTAACATTCTGGTAGACAACTCTTTAGTTGGTGATATTTCTGAGtaacaagttgcaaaaaaaaatttgtcttaGACATTTTTAGTTGTTGaacaattagaagaaattgaagtctACCTTTATCTAATTTCTTCTCTATTACTGGTATGAAATTTACAGGAGAACAAAGAAGGCCTTGAACTGTTGAAGACAGCTATCGCAAAAGCTGGATATACTGACAAAGTATTCATTAGTTTTTCCTACCTTTTTACTCAAGTTCATGTCCTTGTCAGTCAATGCTCAGCATGCTTGCACTTTGTGACAGGTTGTGATTGGTATGGATGTTGCTGCTTCTGAGTTTTATAATGACAAGGATAAGACCTATGATCTGAACTTCAAGGAGGAGGTAGTTTTATCTTGATGATTCTCTTAGTAATAGCCCTGGGCATTTCATATGCTGCCATACTGTTGTATTTGAAATTgtgttgcttttcatttttaatctaCTTTGAAATCATCATATTGCTATTTTGATCATGCTGATTGTGCAACTTATTTCTCCAGAATAATGATGGGTCGCAAAAAATATCCGGAGACAAGTTGAAAGACCTCTACAAGTCCTTCGTAAAAGAGTACCCAATTGCCTCCATAGAAGATCCATTTGATCAGGATGACTGGACTCACTATGCGAAGCTAACTGCAGAGATTGGAGAGCAAGTACAAATTGTTGGAGATGATCTTCTTGTGACCAATCCCACtgtatgtgattatataataattgttttatgTCCTGTTGGAAAGAAAGGTTTAGCTTTTATGATCGAACCTTGATATCAATCATTTTGTTCATGCAGCGTGTTTCAAAGGCTATTAAAGAGAAGGCGTGCAATGCCCTTCTTTTGAAGGTATTTTGTCTTTCTCTCTCTGTGAATATATGagtcattaatttaaattactGAATTGAATTGTTTCTTT
This window encodes:
- the LOC120265851 gene encoding AT-hook motif nuclear-localized protein 1-like, with translation MEGKGGVPAMIVEAAAAAAAAEKGEESGKVGGEKVVEAVAAPVPATVAPVAPVTATTVGRVSVAMVGVKRKRGRPRKYGPDGSVLMPLNPMPISASAPAGSYHGSAAGGMKRGRGRPVGFASLPQHKIEFESVGELVACAAGANFTPHIITVPTGEDVTMKIISFSQQGPRAICILTATGVISNVTLRQPDSSGGTLTYEGRFELLSLSGSFMPNENGGTRSRSGGMSVSLASPDGRVVGGGVAGLLVAASPVQVVVGSFLPSYQMEQKTKRPKYDSLSVSVSTPAAGIPVSSIETEEGYCKDETYLNSTTPKSNIVVTSFKDWASSAHSAPDTKNSSTDINISLPGG
- the LOC120260864 gene encoding enolase, with product MATIELVKARQIFDSRGNPTVEADVRLTNGIVARAAVPSGASTGVYEALELRDGGSDYLGKGVLKAVENVNSIIGPALVGKDPTEQTLIDNFMVQELDGTKNEWGWCKQKLGANAILAVSLAVCKAGAMVKGIPLYQHIANLAGNKTLVLPVPAFNVINGGSHAGNKLAMQEFMILPVGASSFKEAMKIGAEVYHHLKSVIKKKYGQDATNVGDEGGFAPNILENKEGLELLKTAIAKAGYTDKVVIGMDVAASEFYNDKDKTYDLNFKEENNDGSQKISGDKLKDLYKSFVKEYPIASIEDPFDQDDWTHYAKLTAEIGEQVQIVGDDLLVTNPTRVSKAIKEKACNALLLKVNQIGSVTESIEAVKMSKHAGWGVMASHRSGETEDTFIADLSVGLATGQIKTGAPCRSERLAKYNQLLRIEEELGDAAIYAGPKFRAPVEPY